Genomic window (Bacteroidota bacterium):
ATTAGATGAAATCAAGCAAAGCGATACCATTGTGGGCATTCGCGGAATCGTCAACGGCTCCACCAATTTCATTCTCACAATGATGGGTCAGGTGAGCACCGATGGTGCGTGTGCAGAATATGAAGCGGCTATGTATGAAGCTCGTCGGCGCGGATTTCTCGAAGCCGATCCGACGCTCGACGTTTCCGGCGCGGACGCGGCACAGAAGCTATCGGTACTGATCTATCACGCATTTGGACGCCATGTCCTGCCACAGGAGATCGAGACCAACGGGATAGAGCACATCACAAGCGAGGACTTCGTGCGAGCACGATCCGGGGGGCAAACGTTTAAGCTCATCGCGAGTGCTGAACTAGATGCGTCGGGTTCGCTTCGAGCTTCGGTTAAGCCCGAGCTGATTTCAACGACCCATCTTTTCGCGCATACACGGGATGAGTTCAACGCTCTTGAAATCCAGTGCCACAACGCCGGACCACAAGTCTTGTATGGCAAGGGCGCGGGCAGTCTGCCAACCGCTAGTGCCGTGGTGAGTGATTTGATCGAACTGCTGAAAGAGGAATAAATCACTTCAATTAGGAATGAGGAATTTGATATGAGGCGTGTTACGGTATGAATGCCGGAAGAATTTTCCTTCGCCACACCACAGGATAAGAAGCATTACGTCGAGCGGATGTTCTCTCGCATCGCCAGACGCTATGATTTCTTCAATCACTTTCTGTCGGCCGGATTCGATCGTGCCTGGCGCCGAAAAGCCATTCGATTACTGCAGGATCGGATGCTGAGTCCTGAACAGCCGCATATTCTCGACGTCGCTTGCGGTACCGGCGATCTGGCATTCGAAGCACTTCGGCAGATGCCCAATGCAGAGATCACCGCGATCGACCTGGCCGAACCCATGCTTGACCTTCTTCGATCAAAGGCGTCGGCGCGAAATCTCATGCTGATCGTCGAGCGTGGTGACGTTGAGGCGCTCGAGTTCGCTGATCAGACCTTCGATGGCGTTACCATAGGATTCGGTACTCGAAATTTTACAAGTCTTCCCATTGCCTTTCGAGAGATTCATCGCGTGCTGAAGCCGGGCGGTGTCTTTGTCAATCTGGAACTCGCTCGGCCGCGGGTCTTCCCCATGAAGCAACTCTACCGATTCTATTTCGACTGGCTGCTACCAAGACTTGCGAAGCTCTTTGCTGGCGATGAATCAGCCTATCGTTACTTGCCGGATTCACTTCGAAAATTCCCGGATCTCGAACCGCTTGCCAAATTGATTGAGGACGCTGGATTTCGTGATGTTCAATTCCAGACCTTGACCGCCGGTATTGTTGCGATACACTCCGGTATTCGGGCCGCTTAGATCCTGATTCCTTTTAGATGCAAAAAGCCGTGACTATCTTGCAGTCACGGCTTTCGACATGTGCCTCGAAGAGGCGAATCTTAATTCTTTGTAGATTTCGTGGAGGTCGTCGACTTCACGACAGTCTTCGCCGTGGCCGATTTCGTGCTCATGGCTGCATTGTTCGTTGCATCCGCACCCGTCGCAGGAGAGAGTGACTTCAACATGTTGTTGCGTTCCGCTTCCTTCTTGAAGGCACCCATGTATTCGACAAGCGAAGCAATCTCTTCATCGCCCAGCGGACCTTTATTCTTGGTGTGGAACCCGGGCATACCGGTGTTCGCAATACCATCTTCGATCATCGTCTTCCATTGCTTCGGCGAGTGCTTCATCATTGCCTCGCTGGCGAGTTCCGGACCTGGCTTGCCATCGGCCTTGGCGCCATGGCAGATGGCGCAATCCGCTTCGTAAAGTCTTGCGCCAAGTTCGCCTTTGCCCTTATCGACATGGCACTTCGCACAATCACCCTGGAACATACCGTCCAAATGCATCGCGATCTTATGCGCGAGCTTGGACTTGACAACGCGGCCCTGAATGCGGACCATTGCGTCGGATTTTTCTTTCGAATTCGAAGTGATCGTCACGCTCTTGGAGATCGGGCCTTCCGGCTTACCATTGGCATCGAACGTCACATGCAACCGGCTCGTCTTGCCGGGTGGTATGCGGCTCATGTCCATCATCGCCGCCGTGCAACCACAGGAGGGATGTGTGCCGAGGATCACCAGTGTGTCGGTCCCAGTGTTGCTGATGTCAAAAAAGTGCTCGGCCTTCGTGCCTTGCTCGATGTCATGGAAATCGTAGCTGTCATCCTTGATCGAGATTTGTGCGCCTTTCTTCGTCGTATCAACTGGTACAGGCGTCGCAGCCTGCAGCGATGACGACAATGCAGACGATAGCCACTGGCCGGGGTTGAACTGGCCGCTCGGCACAAAGCTATGCAGGGCGACGACGGCCGCCAGAACGAAAGCCGGAAGTGCGTAAACGATGCGAGATTTCATAGTCAGAATTACGTAAAGACTGAAAAAATTGACCGATCCAAGATGATCGCTCATCCTCCCCAGGATGATTGCTCATCCCACCAGCGAGTCACAGTTCACTCGCGGCTAAAGAGTACAAAAAACTACGAGCGTTGGGTTCCACAATCACTTCGCCCCATGCCCATTTCGCACATTGTGATTATGAATTAATTTCTCTCTTAAATTCAAAGTTAATGAAAAGCCGCTTTTTTCTTCACAAAATTGCCCGTTCTTGAGAATTCACGGTCTCTCTCTTTTGAATTGTAATTTAATGAACGGCCCCTCTTTCACATTCCATAATTCATATCTCATGCTTCCACAATAGTGGTGCCCATCTTAGCAATGGGAAAGAACCCACGCCCCGTACCCATGAGTTCCGGCTCTTTGGTCACCGAACGAACGCGCTCCCCCAGGTTGCACACGCTCACTCCTTCACAAACCGCGCGCGGTGCGTGCCATCGCTCGCGTAATATACACCGGGGGAAAGCTTGGAGACGTCAAGTGCATCCCCAATTCTACGGACTTCACACGAGCGGTCGAGCGGATCAACGATCGTGAGCAGCAGACCGAACGACTCGATGTGGAGGAGCGAAGATGCGGGGTTCGGATAAACACTCGTTGCCTGCGACGTTTGCAAAGAACTCGATACGCTTGAGTTTCCGTTGCTGCTCAACCGAGCAAGAAACGCGGTCTTCCAATAATTGTTAAACATAAACGCTCCGATCATAGAGCCATCAGCCGTGATGGTCGATCGAAACATTCCTATTTTGCCAGAGGATTTCGGATCGATCGAAGGAATAAATTGCTGGCTGTCAAGGGACCAGATTGACCCATAGTCGCTGGTGCGGTACATCCCAAAGCCGGCGTACAGCCGTGACGTATCCGACAACCGCGACATCATTGGACTTGAAATTGGTGACATATCGAAGAACCCAAAGGTCGCTTTCCCCGTGTCCACAATCCGATCCCAATGTTGGCCACCATCGAATGTGCGCGCGATCACGCCATTCTTCTGTCGATCTGAGGTAGTGTGACTATTCCAACCAAGGACCATCAGGGTATCGGTGTTGCTGAATTGAGATTCGATCCAGCCGTTGAAGTATGTATGAAAGACCGTATCCCGCTCCGGCCAGAAGGGCACAAAAACTGAATCGACTGTGTGCCAGCCATCCGTGGTGGTATAAAGCGGAACCACGGTTTCGAGTAGTGAATCCGAGTAATACCCATTGCCGACCACCCGATACTTGTTCCCGCCGTATGAATGGCAATAGAGTTGCCCTTCATAATCGGGAGATAAGTTGGGCACTGGTCCGTGGTAACAGTCTGGCGTAAACGGTACCTCTTCCCAGGAGCTCCCCTTGTGAATCAGGATCGTGATGGGTTTGATGCCAACAATAATACCGCTCTCTCGCGAGGAACAACTAATTTGGGAGAGAGTCGATTTAACGGGACTCGGCTCGACACCCCAATTCTCTCCACCATCATACGTTGACAAGATCAGTCCGCTATCGCCCACAGCAATTGCGCAAAGAGAATCCGCCTGAGTCAGTGAGGTGATGAATCTGTTCGATAGGTGCGGGTCTTGCTTTCTCCACGTGCGGCCCGCATCGTCGCTTCTCCAAAAGAGGGTATGATACTGTCCGGAGACTGAATCCATCACCACGCAGCAGACGGTGCAGACATTCCCATGGGATGAAATCTGAAAGTTCCAGATATTGTCCGCTCCGGTTATAGTGTCCGTGATTTCCCACACGCACTGTGCTGCGCCAATTTTCGATATGATGAGCAGCAGACTGACAAGCATGATGATTCTCAACGTTAAGATTTGCCACAGCACAATGTGGAATCGCTTCATAATCTCAAGATGGAGCTTTGTGCTTGCGGGTGTCTGAGTGTACATAGTACTTGTTTACTAATGGAGATTGATTTAACCGACCGAGCAAAGCTACAGCAAAATAGGAGCCATACATGCAAATCCTTTACGCCGCCCGAGCCGTCGATGGCCAAGAAGTAATAGCGATAGTGCAACCTTCTCCGAATGAGTAAGGCAATACTGGCGCCGCGCGTCTGACGCAGCAGTCAGGCACACGATTGAAAGTGCGAAAAGCAGCGAATAGCTCTTGAAACAACTCTTAGACATGAACATGGAAAACCACCTGTTAACCCGACACGGCAGGCAGCACCAAAGTTACACAGATCATTCTGCGAATTCACTGTGGGCTCTTCACTCCTTCATAAACCGCGCGCGGCGCGTGCCGTTGCTTCCTCACGCATTTCAAATTAATGCGCGATCGTGAATTTGCACAGACCTGAAGCGCCGCCGAGCGTGGCAATCGCGGTGTAGGCGCCCGTCGTAAGGTTCGAAAAATCCGCCGTCGCAACCCAGGTGTTCGTCATGCTGGCAGCGAGGTCCTGCACTTGCTCGATCGTCCGGCCCGCGGCATCGCTGATGACAAGCGTGGGACTCGCACCATCCTCCGATGTCTGCTTCGACGTGATCGTAAAGTGAACCGTGCCGTTCGAAGGATTTGGCGAGGCCGTGATCGCGAGAGTGTTCTTCTGTGGTGTTCGGCGGCGGCTTAACCGAAAGCCGGTCATCGGCTCGCGAATCGTTTGCCGGTAACTGCGCCCAGCACCCATGCCGCGGTCAGCGCCGAGCACATAAATATGTCGTGCATCCGGGAATGTCAGACTCCGGTAGGATGTACCCGGATGTGTGAAGAGCGGCTCGGGTGCCACCGGACGCCACCATCGGCCGCGGATCTGCGTCATCAATACTGTGCCGCTATCACCTACCGCATAGCCGACACTA
Coding sequences:
- a CDS encoding homoserine dehydrogenase; this translates as MSYDIAEPTTLRGKARSTKRLRLGLFGFGVVGTGVWKILEAKREEFHSQFGVELTIAGICVREMEKPREIPVPSAIVTDRRETLLDDDSIDVVLELIGGRYEAQAVIESALRSRKHVITANKLVLAHELPRLRSIAERNGVNLYYSASVCGSVPVLRALDEIKQSDTIVGIRGIVNGSTNFILTMMGQVSTDGACAEYEAAMYEARRRGFLEADPTLDVSGADAAQKLSVLIYHAFGRHVLPQEIETNGIEHITSEDFVRARSGGQTFKLIASAELDASGSLRASVKPELISTTHLFAHTRDEFNALEIQCHNAGPQVLYGKGAGSLPTASAVVSDLIELLKEE
- the ubiE gene encoding bifunctional demethylmenaquinone methyltransferase/2-methoxy-6-polyprenyl-1,4-benzoquinol methylase UbiE; its protein translation is MPEEFSFATPQDKKHYVERMFSRIARRYDFFNHFLSAGFDRAWRRKAIRLLQDRMLSPEQPHILDVACGTGDLAFEALRQMPNAEITAIDLAEPMLDLLRSKASARNLMLIVERGDVEALEFADQTFDGVTIGFGTRNFTSLPIAFREIHRVLKPGGVFVNLELARPRVFPMKQLYRFYFDWLLPRLAKLFAGDESAYRYLPDSLRKFPDLEPLAKLIEDAGFRDVQFQTLTAGIVAIHSGIRAA
- a CDS encoding DUF1573 domain-containing protein, whose product is MKSRIVYALPAFVLAAVVALHSFVPSGQFNPGQWLSSALSSSLQAATPVPVDTTKKGAQISIKDDSYDFHDIEQGTKAEHFFDISNTGTDTLVILGTHPSCGCTAAMMDMSRIPPGKTSRLHVTFDANGKPEGPISKSVTITSNSKEKSDAMVRIQGRVVKSKLAHKIAMHLDGMFQGDCAKCHVDKGKGELGARLYEADCAICHGAKADGKPGPELASEAMMKHSPKQWKTMIEDGIANTGMPGFHTKNKGPLGDEEIASLVEYMGAFKKEAERNNMLKSLSPATGADATNNAAMSTKSATAKTVVKSTTSTKSTKN